The DNA window ACAGAAAGCACAGTGAACACACTCTTTGTAATGTGCCTTCTCAATAAGGTCAGACTGACTGCATTCACATGCTACAGCTTGTATCCTTAGTATGTGCCTAATttcagcagaaacaaaacagactGGATGTGAATTCTCCATAATTTACATTCAGAAGATGTTTCTACCCACAAAAGTTTTAACAATACAACAGGTCCCCCGACATCACTTTTCAACCCATTTGAGCATTTATCGTCATCATTAGTAGCATCAAAACAAATGATGAAACTTTTCTCATTGTCATGTTATCTAATTGAGGCCCTCgcacactttaaaaaaattatattcacagtttatgtttatgtttcttCTTGTTGGtttcttctgtttctgtgtgaatgtgtcacTCTTTAGAGTTTCTAATGTGAAGCATGTTATAAGGAAACAAATCTTTTTCATGAATTAATGatacaggatgtaagtgtgctcatggtcttttgtgtgtccgtgtgtgtgtgtgcatgtaccaGATGATGTGGTGTACGTTCCTGATGAGAGTCTGCTCTGGGAGTATATAATGAATGAGGATGGAGTCATTTACATGGGCACCTGGGATTACATCAACAGTATTCCTTGGAATTATGGACAGGTaattctctctttccctctctctttcacacacacagacacagacacacacacacacacacgcacgcacgcacgcatgcatgcacgcacacacacacacatgcacacacacacacacacacacacacacacttattttgtgtaCTTTTTGGGAAATCACATAGTCTTACTTCAACTTCTAACCCAAAAATCAGCTGTTTCTGAAATGGGGATGTAACTTTTGTCCATTGGACAAACTGTTTTGAATTAACTGGTCTTTAATCTGAAATATGTCCCTAACGGTAGCCTAATTGTTTTTGTTACGGACCCAAATTGATAGTTATGTCACAGACCCCCATTTGATAAGATTTTGCTTCAGGGACTGCCATCTGAAAATATATTGTttgttagatatgattaagACCAGAATTCTATTGTGGTCAACTACAGCTGAGGAGATAGCTGTGGAAGAAAAACCTATGACTCTTACTTACATTGGGCTCACTTCTAGAGTGAATTAACTAGAACTATTCCCCATTTTTCTGGGGAACCCTCGGAACTCCCTCAAGGACTCCtacaaacatacatacacacacacttaagtgAATGGgctgagtatgtgtgtgtctatctGGCCAGGTGGCCTGTGTGAACTGTCACAGCAGTGTTAAAGCAGAGACTTGGGAGCTTCGGCTGGATCAGGAAATCTATTTGTTGGATGGAGAAGACTTCTGGACAGGAGGTGTCAGAATGTAACCAAACCACACAAACAAGGGCTTGTTCCTTCACAGCTCGctgggaggacagagaggaagacaaaCAGATAGATAGACGGCAGAAAGACAGTCAGGAAGTGGTATAACAGATACATACACAGACCGACCAATGGGAGACAAATATAATCTCAAATCTGTTTTCAAGAATGGTTGCAAAATATCCCCTGTTCAACAGCcaatcttttcttttctttgctcctgtctctgtctcagtttGAAGACTATGTGATGGACATCTGTTTTGAAATCCTGGACAACTCCAAGGATGCCCTGAAAAACTCAAAAATGGACATCGAGCACAGATATGACCCCGTCTATGTCAGCAGGATGATCACTGCGATGGTGAATTTATCTTCTACTCCTTGCTCAGACAACACTGACAGTTTGacaacagaacagaaaataacATCTGCATTTAGTTATCTTTGTCACTGTGGTAGCACATATGATACTTTGGTGATTTATCAAAATACAGTTCATCAAAGCATtgatattcagtgttttaaacaCTTAGTATCTTATAGCTCTTTCCCAGTGATACAGCTGTAAAGATGTCTCCTCGACGTGTTGTCTCCACCCATCCAGGTGAACTCCAACGGGGACAGGGGTGTGTTGAGTGGTCGCTGGGAGGAACCGTACACTGACGGAGTCGCACCGCACAGATGGACTGGCAGTGTGCCGATCCTCCAACAGTGGAGCAAGGCCGGGGTGAGAGCAGTGAAATATGGCCAGTGCTGGGTGTTTGCTGCCGTTGCCTGCACAGGTGAGGCTTCCACAGATTTCACTGCTGCATGACTGAATGATCCCAAAGGGTAACAGTAATGAAGataaaggaaaacaaatgttttctgGAGTAATTGCTACCGCTTGCATGCTTTTTATAGGaataattcaacattttgggcTATACACTTATTTGTTAGATAAAAAGACTGATAACGCTGTCTGTATGGTAGACATAGCTGCAGCCAACAGCCAGCTAACTTAACTTAGCATAAAGTGTGTCCCCGTTTCTCCAaaaatttaaaggaatatttcacccaccAAATGGCCATAATGTATATTAAACACCCACTGCATGCTAccttaaatttgtgaagaaaactttgtttttcttgcatgcctccaagGAAAACCGAGAATCCAAAAAAGTTGAAtgttcttcatgaattgaagtcattgggGACCACGTCTATCAACAGCAAAAAATCTGTTTACAAACCCTCAACAActtgcagtgtaatccaagtctcatttattaaGTAATATGCTCAGTACACtcccaaacacatgcttttTCGCTAAAATGTTACAGTATAAAACTTCCCAGTCCTGGGTATTCCTCTAATATTATCAGACTCAAGCCAATTTGGGTAGGAAGTAGGTAGAAAGTGGGTGAGAACAAAGGAATGAATTGTCTGATGTGTGCTATCTTCACAGTGCTGCGCTGTTTGGGAATCCCAACACGCCTCATCACCAACTTTTCTTCAGCCCATGATGTTGATGGAAACCTCTCTGTAGACTTCCTGTTGAATGACAGACTGGAGAACtttgacagaggaaacaagaAAGACAGCAGCTGGTaggaacacatgcacacacattgaTTTTGAATAAGATTTAGTAGAAGACATCACATCAATTAATGTGACGAATGATtgccttctctcctcttcttatAATTTTAGGAACTTCCATTGTTGGGTCGAGTCGTGGATGAGGAGAGATGATCTCCCCAAAGGAAATGATGGCTGGCAGGTTTTGGACCCCACCCCTCAAGAACTGAGTGATGGTACATTCCTAATTTTGAACCTAATCTATGTTATTCACCTCTCTCGTTAATTTATCAGTCTATTCATGCTTTACAAGACATTTCTCACCTAATCCACTTTGAAAACTAAAAAATTGCACATCCTACCTGTTGACTGTCATCTTTCATCACTATAAACTACTGGATTCCCTTGGTATCATATAAATGTGATCATCAGACAAaattagcttttttttaaaaaaaaaaaaatcaagtttaTTTCCTGTCACTGCGTCAACTATCTAATGATGCAGGAAGTGCTTAATAAGAAACCCACGACAAGATGAATTTTTGACTCTACAGGTGAGTTTTGCTGTGGTCCGTGTCCAGTGACAGCCATCAAGGAAGGAAATCTGGGGGTGAAGTATGACGCTCCGTTTGTATTCGCTGAAGTGAATGCTGACATCATTTACTGGGTTGTCAAACAAGATGGACAACGGCAGAAGGTTACTGactcttgttttgtctttaatATTTGCTAAAGTTAAAAAGCATCTGCAATTTCTAAGAGCAAATCATTAAAATGATTCAATGATAATGTTGATTGTTATTACTGTTATAGATCAGAGTGGACCAGCGGACTGTGGGGAGGAACATAAGCACCAAGAGTGTTTACGGTGACCACAGAGAAGATGTCACTCTGCACTACAAATATCCTGAGGGTTAGTTTGAAACTTGAACACAGAGTAGATAAAATAGCATCAGTGTTTACACAAACGTATTGCAATTATAATGAAAAACTTGAgtataacacatttttttagttcagtttaCAGCATTTGCCAACAATATGTAGCCTACTGATGTTTATTGTAGgtaggcctgtcacaataattACATTATTTTCTTATTGTACCATGTACAGACATGACCTTGATCATTTTGATGACCTCAACATTGCCCGTTGTGTTTATGTGGGTGTTGACTTATATGAGAATGTCACCATTTTAGCCAACATGAGAACAGCAGGGTTTTCCCAGCCATTGTAAGACTTAAGCGCAGTGAATCTTTCTTATTTTTCTCCCCACCCCTGCCTACTTAAGCCtaataaaacaacacttcaaagATGTCACAGAGTGGCTTAGCGGTAGCTGCACTTTTGGAGTGGAAGACATACAGTCCTGATAGTTGTTAGCTTGCCAACCGCTGGCAATACTGAAAGCTTTTTCCCCCCCAACAACTTTATCCTCCACTCCATAAATCCACCAGCAAACTGCCCAGCTCTTAGGCTGGCCTTGGGGGCTGACTGCAGCACACTGGCCAGATTATGGAGGTAACTGCTGTGTCTATTAAGGTCCAGACACATCAAACCGATttcagagaactagcagcaATGAAAGCCCCCTGCTGTGTCACCTGACGTCGCCGTGTCTCAACCAAAGAGTGGcgcatgaacacactgcaaagacagagCAGACAGCCAAGCAGCATGTACATCCTGTGCCTGCATGAatgagaggaaataattctCCAAACCAGCAGATGGCCGTAGTCGtaatcgtcattcaaaaagagaTCCCGGAAGACCGTCTTGATGCTAggtagccagttagcacattaggaacacaatccagtgttgtaagaacagagcatatttaccgtgcAACAGTCAACAATAACATGaaccatcacaaaacatttctactaagagctcaatggctaaaagaGGTAATCTCACCTTGTGtcacaagtttgtttttgtgtcatttcctctggactttagctctttgtttactttcctcacttaaatttctcttcttgtgcgctgagctgaactgccagtcgGTAATTTCTTTCACCGACGGGCtctgctgattcaacatgctgaattgacaaaaaaaaaacaaaaaaaacagctaatGGGTGCCAAAAAGGGGCAAAGGTACAGAACACGCTGCACTGACTAGGGCAACAAATGCTCACCTGACACTCCAACAATGACCGATGGCCAACCGTCGCTTTGGTGTGTCACAGCCTTTAGTTGCAAGAGGAATTacttggggtttttttgttggcCAAATTTTGCATAGTTTTGGGCTACTCCTTTAATGGTGATTTTATGTATACTTTATTGTATATATTAACAGGGTATTATATTCTCAttatatcagtggcataaaatggtctcaaaatgacGATAGTATCGTTTATTGCAATCAGTTCTGGGATAATATATATTGCCCAATCAAAGTAGTTATCGTGACATGCCTAATTGTAAGAATTTGTTGTATGTGATATTAAAGAAATCATACAACTGATTGAGCATGTTACTGATGAACACTAATTTGTGTAATATCTGCTTAGAGTAATCTGTTTAGACTCATGATTAGGGTTAGTTGACATGGACCAACATCTTCTTCACAGGCTccaagaaggagagagaggtgtATGAGAAGGCGGGACGCCGGGTCACCGAGCCAACCAATGGGAGCATAGAACCAGGacaactgaagctgttaatcAAGCATGCTAAGCCTGTTTTTGGGACAGACTTTGATGTGATTGTTGAGGTATGCCATGGTCAGACTGCAGCTAAATgaactgatggatggatgaaatgaTAAAATGAGTAGATTAATCACACAGTGAATTTTCTCATGCGTCCTCTTGAAGTCTGTTTGATTTACGGGCATTTAATGGAACAAGATCAGAGTGATCATCTATAGTGGTTAATCCATTCATCCAGTCATGCATCTATTCTGTCTACAGGTGAAGAATGAAGGAGACAGAGATGCTCATGCTCAGCTGACCGTGCTGGTCATGGCTGTAACTTATAATTCTCACCACCGGGGAGAGTGCGAGAGACAAACAATCAGTGTGACTGTACCCGCCCACGGTGGTTAGTAGCTCAAATAAACCTACAAAAGTCTCTGGTGCAGAGTAGTGTAAAACATCAGTGATCAGATATCTGCACACTTTCTCCTGTTCTCATATTGCAGCAACATGATGtaacatttttctgtttaacactgtgtgtgtatgtgtgttcagcGCACAAGGAAGTGCTACGTCTGCGCTATGACGACTATGTCAGGTGTGTCTCTGCGGATCATCTGATCAGGGTGAAAGCCTTCTTAGAAGCTCCAGGGGAGAGCGAACCCCTCTTGACTGTCGCCAACATCCCACTGAGCATGCCTGAACTCCTCATACAGGTAGGTGAACACTGACCACAGCCAGAGGTCATAGTTGGACCATGAAAGCATTTATAAGGTTTATAATGCTTGTCTAATTTGTGTCTACTATTCACTATTCAAGTGTGCAGGTCCCTTTCAATCTCAGTTAAAACAAGGTATACGTTAAGCTAGGAGAGCACTGACCTAAAGAGTTTGATGTTTCTTATATGAGATTTAACTGCATAAGAAACATCCCACAGATCATCAATAGACAAAGATTCAACAGCCatatggaaaataaataaatatgtgactACAAATTACATAAGTTTtagcttttaaaatgtttttccataCCCATACCTAGATTAGGTTAATGTGTAAAACAACACCAGGATGTATTCACAATCACCTGAAAGCTCCTTGGAGTTCTAAGGTAGTTTCCATCACAGGTACCATTTTAAGAACTCAGGATACCTGGAATTTCCTAGCCCCAAAAATTTCCTGCTCTGAGAGAAGTATTTTTAGATTTCACAATGGCTCATGTTGTTTCCTTATAcgtgacatttgtgtcaaacagtgctgttgtttttatgttactGAACTAATTTGCCAGATTTTTACAGTTCTTCAGATGCAGACATATAAGGACATTTAAGGCATTTCTGGACTGGAGGAACTTTTTCAAAGTTCAAAGAACATAGTTCTAAGAACCCCACTTtttattgtgttcacaccaCAAGAACTAGGAACGCTTGTAGTTCTTAGAACACCGTTTTGAGGAACTTAATAGCTCCTATTTAAGAGCAAGTACTCTTCCAGCACAAGAGAAACTATGAATGACGTACGTATATGTTGATCAGTCAAACCCAAGCCAAAGCAGCACCGGAAACTGCCATTTTTAAGAACCTGTTAGCCAGATAAACAACagacaatacaaaacacaaacaacagtttggaatgaaaaagaaaatgggtCTAGAGTGATCATCAAAGCCAAAAAGGCCAGCTTAGGGTACACCACTTCACTAGTACGACTAGCAGTGTGAATGCATATAGAAAAAAGCCTTGAAGGTATGTCGTTGTCAGGGGAACTTCCCAGTGGGCCGTTCTTCACAGGGAGTCCCATAGATTTAATACCTAGATACCAGATGGCAAGATGGTGCCTAGTCATTCCAATAGAATTGCTTGCGAGTTTCTGGGTTTACTTCTGTGGTATGCGGCCCCGCCCACGAGTCTCGCttggctcatagactttactTTGCAATGATGTTGTGGATTTTTAAATCGTTTTTTCTCGTCTCcgggaaagttttacaaatacagAACGTCCATTGAACAAAAATTCACAATAGACAGAGTCATAATTGATCTTTGCAGTTCGACATGTCCTGTCAACGGTTTTACAGATAtctttttttataataatagtctatggggaaaatgctttttgggccataGAGATTTTTCACTGCAGTACCGTGAGTGACCACTGGCAAGACTTTGTtgcaaggctgagcagcgtTCCTTGGGGCCTGGGGAGTCCCCAGAACTGTTTGGTTCAAAGACGACTTAAGTTCTTGTTTAAGTCCCTGTGGCTGTGTAATATCTGAAAACAGGCATTGTCCCCACAGAATCCACCAGTCTCTGGAAgccttttaatgttttgtgtttccAGATTGGAAACTGTGATGTCCTACACTGTAACTTGTAATGTGAGCATAGAGCTGTCTCCTTTTTCTTCAGGTGCCTGGAAAGGCTGTTGTATGGGAACCAGTGACAGCCTACATCTCCTTCACCAATCCTCTACCAGTTCCTCTGAGGGGTGgtgtgttcactgtggaggGGGCTGGCCTCCTGTCGGCCACTGAGATTCCTCTTAAGTAAGTACTGAGTTAGCCACCTTCACTATGATGCTTGTGCAGAGAACTGACAGGAGTTAAGCCGACTTAAAATATCTAgcatacattaaaaaatgaagTCTAGACTGGCCTCCAAAAAGTGTCAAGTCTATGTTGGAAGCCCAATGAATCAGAATGGGAATTTTCAGTTCAAGAACTAGCTTTTGTAGACAAACTAACAGTGTTTGATCAGTTGGTCTTGTTGTCTGGCACCTTCCAGAGTGAAACAAACAATTAACTGTTACCTTCATTGCCATTCATGCTCCCCTGAGGATGACCCTCAATTTGTCACTTAGGTTCATGACAGAACCTCAaattaatacaataaaataaagcattgctgttttttctttcagtggtAATATATCTCCTGGCCAGAAGATTTCTGTCAAGCTCTCGTTCTCACCTGTGCGCACCGGGGTCAGGAAGCTCCTGGTGGACTTTGACTCTGACAGACTGAAGGACGTAAAGGGAGTCGCCACTGTGGTTGTCCGCAAGAAATACTTCCTGTAATTACTTGACCTTGTATGTGAGATAAAGTGACATTTCCCAGATGTGAGAGGAGGAGCTCTGTTCAAATGCAAAAGTATTTCAAGtataaaagtgaaatgtttatGCACATAAATTCTATTAGCTGTATTGTATGTATAGTTGTATCTTCCAGGATGAATgtgaccatgtccaaaaaagaAGTACCAAGCACAGTATTAGTTTAATGACCTTAAAGCCACTATTTTTCAGATCTGAACATTTCTGACTTTGCATTATGCCTGGCACCACAGGTTCCCACatggaaatgaataaaacacaacagGTGACAGCCTCTAGATGGCAAACAgaatggtttttattttttcattttgctccTTTGTACCATTTTATTTCTTGTATTTCTTACTTGCACCAAATTTAACAAGTTTCCCTCTCTTTGTACCCTCCTCCAAATCACTGCTGTTATTTGTGCcttgtgaaatgaaatgaaaaccaTTAGGACCCTCAGCCATGAGATGCAGGGTTAAAAAAAGTGCTATATGCTTTATGCATACTTGTTGAATGATTTTACAGAATCtgttgttgtatgttttgttaCTTAATTACATCTTTGCACTGTTTCCAATCCCATTTTAGTCAAAATATGATTGGAAGaaactacatttttttcatacaatTTAATGCTAATATGTATGCATTTTTTGAATAGTTCTGTGTGTTCAAGCTGATATAAAACATTTGCGCATTAtgctttcaataaaaaacatttcaccAGTGTTCATTTgacctgacatgttattaacgcTGATGTCTGAGCGAGATGATGTGTTGGCTGTCTGCAACATTATTTAAACTGTACAGAGCAAACTATTCTACTAAGACTTTCATAATGTCAGTTGAAGAGACGGAATTAGAAATAAAGAGTCTAGAAACATAAGACTTACAAGTACACTGTACCTCTGTGATTTAAAGGATGCGTTGCCATCATCTGCAGGGACTGGATTAAATTAAACTGTCAGTATTGTTTTCGCAGTGAGTAGAAAAGATTGTCGCCATCACAGTGATCATCCTCCTGACATAGACAGGGTCAGACCTGTGCTCCATGTCCATTTCTGAGCATTTAAGGGCATCCTCAGAGCTGTCTAGGACTTCAAGACAGACACTGCATGGTCTCATAGGCTTCTCAAccttttttaaacagatttcaaattacatttatttccctTTGGTTGCTCTGTGAgtatgtgtgtctgttacgccgcctcctgtctgtctgtctatctgccATCtatctgtttctctgtctctctgtcctcccagCGAGCTGTGAAGGAACAAGCCCTTGTTTGTGTGGTTTGGTTGCATTCTGACACCTCCTGTCCAGAACTTTCCTCAATCCAATAAACAGATTTCCTGATCCAGCCGAAGCCCCCGATGCTCTACTGTCACACTGCTGTGACAATTCACACAGGCAACCTGGCCCTGACAGATGCACACATACTCAGCTCATTcacataagtgtgtgtgtgtacgtgtgtgtctgagtctgTGCATGTctgtatggggtgccgtttgtaaagtggctcatgctgaaaataacatcaacattttgccacatttagcttcaaacaatgttta is part of the Epinephelus lanceolatus isolate andai-2023 chromosome 5, ASM4190304v1, whole genome shotgun sequence genome and encodes:
- the tgm2l gene encoding protein-glutamine gamma-glutamyltransferase 2, whose product is MANHNGLIFDVDLRSHENNLAHRTREIDRERLIVRRGQPFSITLQCSESLHPEHHLELVLHLGKRDEVMIKAQKGRGAGDKWWFDHQGAQDEMLLTLHSPADAIIGHYRLAVLIMSPDGRILEKTDKSSFHLLFNPWCKDDVVYVPDESLLWEYIMNEDGVIYMGTWDYINSIPWNYGQFEDYVMDICFEILDNSKDALKNSKMDIEHRYDPVYVSRMITAMVNSNGDRGVLSGRWEEPYTDGVAPHRWTGSVPILQQWSKAGVRAVKYGQCWVFAAVACTVLRCLGIPTRLITNFSSAHDVDGNLSVDFLLNDRLENFDRGNKKDSSWNFHCWVESWMRRDDLPKGNDGWQVLDPTPQELSDGEFCCGPCPVTAIKEGNLGVKYDAPFVFAEVNADIIYWVVKQDGQRQKIRVDQRTVGRNISTKSVYGDHREDVTLHYKYPEGSKKEREVYEKAGRRVTEPTNGSIEPGQLKLLIKHAKPVFGTDFDVIVEVKNEGDRDAHAQLTVLVMAVTYNSHHRGECERQTISVTVPAHGAHKEVLRLRYDDYVRCVSADHLIRVKAFLEAPGESEPLLTVANIPLSMPELLIQVPGKAVVWEPVTAYISFTNPLPVPLRGGVFTVEGAGLLSATEIPLNGNISPGQKISVKLSFSPVRTGVRKLLVDFDSDRLKDVKGVATVVVRKKYFL